A stretch of Pseudoprevotella muciniphila DNA encodes these proteins:
- a CDS encoding tRNA threonylcarbamoyladenosine dehydratase, whose translation MEDIFSRTRMLLGDAALERLRKSRVAVFGVGGVGGYVVEVLARSGVGAIDVFDNDRVSPSNINRQIIALHSTLGQYKVDVAAARIRDINPECIVTVHRMFYLPETADEVDLSVYDYVVDCIDTVTAKIELIRRCHRQDIPLLVCMGAANKMDPTAFRVSDLAKTKVDPLAKVIRRKLRPEGIRHVKVVYSEEIPMKPQFFETSDSNESLNSPKKNIPASNAFVPAAEGLVAGGEVVKELMVES comes from the coding sequence ATGGAAGATATATTCTCAAGGACACGTATGCTGCTGGGCGATGCGGCTTTGGAAAGATTGCGCAAGAGCAGAGTGGCAGTTTTCGGTGTAGGCGGCGTGGGTGGTTATGTCGTGGAAGTGCTGGCGCGCAGCGGTGTGGGCGCTATAGACGTCTTCGATAACGACAGGGTGAGCCCGTCGAACATCAACCGCCAGATCATTGCCCTCCACAGCACATTGGGACAGTATAAGGTGGATGTGGCTGCCGCGCGCATCCGCGACATCAATCCCGAGTGCATCGTAACCGTCCACCGCATGTTCTACCTGCCTGAAACTGCCGATGAGGTGGACTTGTCGGTGTACGACTATGTGGTGGACTGCATCGATACCGTAACGGCGAAAATAGAACTCATACGCCGTTGCCATCGTCAGGACATCCCTCTGCTCGTCTGCATGGGTGCTGCCAACAAGATGGACCCTACGGCATTCCGGGTGAGCGACCTCGCGAAAACAAAGGTGGACCCATTAGCAAAGGTCATCCGCCGAAAACTCCGCCCGGAAGGTATCAGACACGTAAAGGTGGTATATAGCGAAGAAATCCCGATGAAACCGCAGTTTTTTGAAACTTCAGACTCCAACGAATCTCTCAATTCTCCTAAAAAAAACATCCCTGCCAGCAATGCCTTCGTACCTGCCGCAGAAGGGCTCGTGGCAGGCGGAGAAGTGGTGAAGGAGTTGATGGTGGAGAGTTGA